The following are encoded together in the Lactuca sativa cultivar Salinas chromosome 1, Lsat_Salinas_v11, whole genome shotgun sequence genome:
- the LOC111880913 gene encoding uncharacterized protein LOC111880913, with the protein MITTIPETRTMLRNQQASIHNIETQLGQLAQQINQRSPGELPSKTENNPRGTHINIVTTRSGKIITPLAPIQTEAPKELQKEDAEKQDQNQKLHARAKQEKQEEEYQKFLDHIKALQINIPFIEAVAQMPKHAKFLKELLTNRRKMEEVKEVVLNENCSAAMLNKIPKKKGDPGSLTLPCQFGNLATIHALADSGASVNLMPYSFFKKFDLPEPRPIWMAIHLANKTVTFPRGICEDLLVKVDKFVFPTDFIILDMEADPQVLIILGRPFLNTVSAIVDMRDSKLTLWVGDDSITFGVDQAMKHARNSDDTAFSIDMFDELMEACDNEDPNKSTTIFDEEFDVEKDLLEIERLLEEAEYEELVKNYDQATRRVDPIYLLSPFEETKEFDEI; encoded by the exons ATGATCACTACAATCCCAGAAACAAGAACAATGCTTAGAAACCAACAAGCATCTATCCACAACATTGAAACACAGCTGgggcaacttgctcaacaaatcaaTCAAAGATCACCGGGAGAACTTCCTAGTAAAACCGAAAACAACCCACGAGGCACGCACATAAATATAGTcacaacaagaagtgggaagataatTACTCCTCTGGCCCCTATTCAGACTGAAGCACCCAAAGAATTGCAAAAGGAGGATGCAGAAAAACAAGACCAAAATCAAAAGCTGCATG CCCGAGCTAAGCAAGAAAAGCAGGAAGAGGAATACCAGAAGTTTCTTGACCATATAAAAgctcttcaaatcaacataccATTCATCGAAGCAGTCGCGCAAAtgccaaaacatgcaaaattcctcaAGGAGCTTCTAACCAATAGAAGGAagatggaggaggtgaaagaagtagtTCTTAATGAAAACTGCTCAGCTGCCATGTTAAACAAAATACCAAAGAAGAAGGGTGACCCAGGAAGCTTGACATTGCCTTGCCAATTTGGTAACTTGGCTACCATTCATGCTTTGGCTGATTCGGGAGCAAGTGTGAACCTCATGCcttattcattctttaagaaatTTGATCTCCCGGAACCAAGGCCAATTTGGATGGCAATTCACTTAGCAAATAAAACAGTCACATTTCCAAGAGGAATATGTGAAGACTTATTGGTAAAGGTGGACAAGTTTGTATTTCCCACAGACTTTATAATTCTAGACATGGAAGCGGATCCTCAAGTCCTGATCATCCTTGGAAGACCTTTCCTCAACACGGTAAGTGCTATAGTGGATATGAGAGACTCGAAGCTTACTTTATGGGTGGGAGATGATTCAATCACTTTCGGGGTTGATCAAGCTATGAAGCATGCGAGGAATAGTGATGACACGGCGTTCTCGATTGACATGTTTGATGAATTGATGGAGGCATGTGATAATGAAGATCCCAACAAGTCCACCACCATCTTTGATGAAGAATTTGATGTTGAAAAAGACTTATTGGAAATCGAGAGACTGCTGGaagaagctgagtatgaagaattaGTGAAGAATTATgatcaagctactcgccgagtagacccgaTCTACTTGCTGAGTCCATTTGAAGAAACAAAAGAatttgatgagatttaa